In Canis lupus dingo isolate Sandy chromosome 27, ASM325472v2, whole genome shotgun sequence, one genomic interval encodes:
- the LOC112678261 gene encoding olfactory receptor 8S1-like, giving the protein MRNHSVVSEFILLGLSADPQIQALLFMLFLVIYLLTLMGNLLLLLVIRADSHLHSPMYFFLGQLSFLDLCHSSVTVPKLLENLLSEKKTISVEGCLAQVFFVFATGGTESCLLAVMAYDRYVAISSPLLYGQMMNRPLCMGLVWGSWSLAFLDALINILVALNLDFCEAQNIHHFSCELPSLYPLSCSDVSASFTALLCSSLLHFFGNFLLIFFSYVRILSTILSISSTTGRSKAFSTCSSHLTAVIFFYGSGLLRYLMPNSGSTQELIFSLQYSVVTPMLNPLIYSLKNKEVKAAVRRILRKCV; this is encoded by the coding sequence ATGAGAAACCACAGTGTTGTTTCTGAGTTCATTCTCCTTGGGCTGTCTGCTGACCCCCAGATCCAGGCTCTGCTCTTTATGCTGTTCCTTGTTATTTACCTCCTGACCCTGATGGGGAACCTGCTACTGCTGCTGGTGATTAGAGCTGATTCTCACCTTCACagccccatgtacttcttcctgggACAGTTGTCCTTCCTGGATCTCTGCCACTCCTCTGTCACTGTGCCCAAGCTTTTGGAGAACCTTCTGTCTGAGAAGAAAACCATCTCAGTAGAGGGCTGCCTCGCTCAGGTCTTCTTTGTGTTTGCCACTGGGGGCACTGAATCCTGCCTACTTGCtgtcatggcctatgaccgctatgttgCCATCAGCTCCCCTCTGCTCTATGGCCAGATGATGAACAGACCACTGTGTATGGGGCTGGTTTGGGGCTCATGGAGCTTAGCTTTTCTGGATGCTCTTATCAATATCCTTGTAGCTCTCAATTTAGACTTCTGTGAGGCTCAGAATATACACCACTTCAGCTGTGAGCTGCCATCTCTCTACCCTTTGTCTTGCTCTGATGTGTCTGCAAGTTTTACTGCCCTGCTCTGCTCCAGCCTCCTGCATTTCTTTGGAAATTTCCTCCTgatatttttctcctatgttcGCATTTTATCCACCATCCTGAGCATCAGTTCTACCACAGGCAGAAGCAaggccttctccacctgctcctcccacctcacTGCAGTGATCTTCTTTTATGGCTCAGGGTTACTCCGTTATCTCATGCCAAATTCAGGATCCACTCAAGAGTTAATCTTTTCCTTGCAGTATAGCGTGGTCACTCCTATGCTGAATCCTCTCATCTATAGCCTGAAGAACAAAGAGGTGAAGGCAGCTGTGagaagaattttgagaaaatgtgtCTAG